The Helicobacter sp. 11S03491-1 sequence TGCAATTATCCCGGAAAACTCACCAAAACTCTAAAACCTTGTTTGGCAAAAACTATTACTACAAAGTAAAAATTGGGATTGGCTTAAATAATTTTAATTATATTTATATAAAATAATATTTTTTTAAAATCTATTAAAAACTAAATTTATTAGAGAAAATATTGATAAGTTATATAAAGATTTAGCAAAAAAAGTTATAATAAGCATAAAAATATAAAGGGTTTATGCAATGAAAACCCTTATGATAACAAGCAATCAGCTTCCTTAAAATATTTAAAATCACGCCGCAGAATTACAGAATGGAAAAATGATGAAAGATCGTCTTCTAGAAAATATTGTCTCTTTATTATCATCTAAAAATATGCCACATAATCAACTTATTGCAATCTTTAATAGCGAGGATAAATAATGCCTCGAACACAAAATTTAAACAATATACTCAAACCCAATGAAATGCCTTTTTTTTGGGGAGCTGTAGGTCGCCCTGAATTGCCCTCTAAAATACGACTTATTTATGCTATAGGTTGGTTTGTTGCTCTCATGGCCGGGGGATTGCAAAATAATCTTACTATTGCTAATATTAATGAGATCCAAGGCTTTTTAGGAATCACTCCTACACAAGGAGCTATTATTACTTCTTGTTATTATATGGGGTATGCTTGGACAAGTGTAGTGCTTTTTAAAATGCGCCAGCATTTTGGCATGAAAATATTTTTTGGTATTGTAATGGCGATTTTACTAACAGCACATGGGTTACAAATGTTTCATGATACATTTTATGTTGCTGCTACCAGCCGTCTTTTAAATGGACTTGTAGGGAGTGGGCTTTCTACACTTTGTGCTTATTTTGCTCTACAGATGCTCCCTACTTCCAAAAAATATCTGGCTATGTGCGTAAGTGTTGGCTTAATGCAAGTAGGTTCTCCGGCTGCAAGATGGCTTGAACCCTATTTGATGCTTAATGAGAATGCGCATATGACTGTATTTATTGATGTTGGAACGACTCTTTTTGTATTGGGCGCTTACTTGGCAATAGAATTGCCTCCTTCTCAAATAGGCAAGTCTTTTTCAAAAAAAGATATTCCCTCTATTGCTCTTTATGCAAGTGGGACAGCAATTTTTTGTTTGATTTTTAGTATTGGAAATATTGTTTGGTGGAACCAGGCATGGATAGCCTATGGTTTATGTATAGGGCTTATTTGCCTAATATCTTTTTTTATCATAGAAATCAATCGAAAAAAACCACTCATTAATTTCTCTTTTGTAGGTTCATTTCAAGTGATTAAACTTGCGCTTGCAGGTGCTTTTGCTCGTATGTGTTTAGCCGAGCAAACAACAGGGGCAACAGGATTGTTTCGGGATGTCTTGGGCTATACAGATTATCAATTGGTGCATTATTATGGAATCATTACCCTTGGAGCATTATTTGGAGGGATATTTTGTATAGCTATTATGAGTTATAAACGTATTTCTTTGCTTTTGGTTCTTTCTTTTGCCATGCTCATAACAGGTTCTTTTGCTTCTACAAATCTTTCTCTTTTTATCATGCCCAGTCATTTGTACCTTTCACAATTTGTCATCGCTGCTGCAAGTGTTATCTTTATAGGTCCTTTGTTTGCAGAAGGAATGGCTATTGCCATGCCTAGGGGAACAGGATATGTATTGACTTTTATTGGAATATTTAGTTTTTCACAAAGTGTCTTTGGCTTATTGGGCTCTGCATTGATTGGTTATTTTATAAAATTCCGTACTCTTGAACATCTTCAAAACCTCATCAACCGATCGCCGGACACAATGGCAATAGTACAAAATTCCACAAATCTTTCAGCCCGGCTTATAAAAGAAGCCGGGGTACTTGCTTATGGCGATTTGTTTTTTACAGTTGGATGGGTAGGATTTGGAATTTTTATTTTGCTTGCGCTCCATTGGCTATATTATGTATTTTTAAGAGCTACCCCTATTGATCGTGAACTCAAAATTATTGGACGCAGAAATGTAGTTGCCAATCTCAAAACAAAAACTCTTTTAGAACAAATGCAAAAAGAAGGTCTTCATATTGATAAAGAACAATAAATCATTGCATGATTCAACACGAAAGGATTTTATATGCCATTTCTAAAATCTTGGACACCTAAAAAACCAAGTTTAATAGTAAGTATTTCTACAGGTATCATTGCTATTTTTGGAGTCTTAGCTATTTTATATGCATGGGAATTACCTCCCTTTTTTAGAAATGTTGTAAGCACCAATGATGCTTATGTCGAGTCTAAAACAACACTTATTTCACCCAGAGTAAGTGGCTATGTTACACAAATATATGTCAAGGATTATAGTGTTGTCAAACAAGGTGATCCTATTTTGCAAATCGATAAAAGGATCTTTGTCCAAAAAGTCAATGAAGCCCAAGCAAATTTACAAATTGCCCAAGCTGCACTTGCAAGCTACGATCAAAATTACCAATTGCGTCAAGCCAATGTTGATGAACAAAAAGCAATCATTGCTACCAATGAAGCAACTCTTGAGAATGCAGCAAGCCAAAATTCACGTGTAGCAAAACTTGTCAAAAAAGGCTCTGTCAGTGCAAGAGAATATGAAGACACCCAAACAGATCTAAAGAAAGCAAAATATGCACTTATACAATCCCAAGCGCAATATCACAAAGCATTAGAAGAATTAAAGGCATATCAGGTCAATAAATCTGCCCTTGAAGCAGAAGTCAAGCGTGCGGATGCGCTTTTGGAACTTGCTAAAATTGATTTAGATTATTCGCTTATCAAAGCTCCTATTGATGGAAAACTTGGTGAAATAGGGACAAGACTTGGACAATTTCTTTCCCAAGGAACGCCTATTGTTTTTTTGGTCCCCAAACTGAGATGGATACAAGCCAACCTCAAAGAAACCAAAATGAAAAATGTCCGTATAGGTCAAAAAGCTACTTTTAGTGTTGATGCACTAGGGGGGAGCATTCTTCAAGGAACGATAGAAAAAATATCGCCCGCTACAGGAAGTGAATTTAGCGCCATAAAAGTCAATAACGCTACAGGAAACTTCATCAAAGTTGTCCAAAGAATCCCTGTGCGTATCAAAATAAATGACGATAATCCCCATGCACAGGATTTAAAACCCGGAATGAGTGTCGTGGTTACTATCCACACAAAAAAGGATTAACGGATGAAATATCATCATTTTTACTGGGCAATAGGAATAGGATTTTTACTCTGTGGGTGTATGCCAAAAATTCCTGAATTACCTAAAGATAGTGAAATAACAATCAAACTTGATGGTAAAGCAAATGAAGAAATAAACAAAAATTGGTGGAAAAATTTTAATGATGAAAATTTATTATTTTTAATTCAAAAAGCACGCAATTACAATAGCGATATTCAAATTTCAAAAACACGCATACAAGCTGCTATGGGGGCTTTAAAAATTGCTAAATCCACTTTATTTCCAAGTTTCACACTAAATATGAGTCCTCAATACACTCAAAACATGCTGACACCTATTTTTGGATTTACAACCCCTATTGGAATGATAGACCCCACACTTAATATTGCTTATAATTTTGACATATTTGGCAAAAATACAAATGAGCGCAAAAGCAAACTGTATCAAACTCAAGCCATTATTGCACAAAGCTATGGCGCAAAATTATCCATTGATGCGACTGTGGCAAAAACTTATATTAATTTAGTTGCCCTCAATGATCATCTGGCACTACTTAAAGATATTCTCAAAGTCCGCAAAATAGAATTAGAAATTGCTCAAAGCAAAACAAATGTAGGCTATATTAGCGAATATGACAAGCTCCAAGCAAGCATTCAATATGAAGCTGCAAAAGCCAAAATATCCCCAACCCAACTTGCCATCACAAAAGCACAAAATGCCATGGAAGAGCTTACAGGTATTCAAGCAAGCCATTTGAGAATAACCCAAAGCCTTAAAATGCTAAAAGAACCTTCTCTTCCTAAAAAAATACCTTCTTCAATTCTAAGAAACAGACCCGATATTGCTTATGCTGAATTTGAATTGGCTGCGAGTAGCGCTACCCTTGCAAAAGCTAGAAAAAACTTTTTGCCTGATTTTAATCTGGTTGCTAATATTGGGGGGGCTCTTTTTTCTAATTTTCTCGGTATTTCCGGAGGACTTGCAACAGGCGCAATAGGTGTCAGTATCCTAACCCCTTTATTTGAAGGGAATAAACTTAAAGGAGAATTTGCTATAGCAAATGCCAAAAGAGATGAGGCTGCCTATACTTACAAAAAAATCGTCTTAAATGCTTATAAAGAAATCAAAAATACACAAGCCGGCATAGAATGGTTAAAACACCAACAAATTTCCCTAAATGCAGAATACCAAGCAGCAATTCAAACTCTTGATTATGCAAAAAATCGATATACCGACGGATATTCTTCTTATCTTGAAGTTATAGGGGCAAAACACTCTTTGTTAGGACTTGAAGAACAAATTATTAATCTCAAAACATCTTATCTTGAATCTCTTATCAATCTTTATCAGGCGCTTGGAAGTGGGTTTAAGACAGAAGAAGTTAAAATACCAAGTAAAAATAACAAAAAGAAATGATAAATATTACCAAATATTAAAATACCAATAATTCCCTTTTTAATTTATTAAGTGCATCAATTTGTTTTTTGAGTGCATCAATTTGGTCATTAATTTGATAAAACAAAGACATATTAAGATCTTGGGGCATATCTTGAGAGCCTCTTTTAATCATAATATAATCAACTAGAGTAATTTTTGCCATATTCAATAAAATTTGAATCTCATCTCGAATAGATTCAATATTTCTAAAAATTTCATCTATTTTTTCAAACATCTTACTTCCTACCGAATCCCCGCACTAATAAGGGCATGCAAATGGATAGCACCTTGTATGGTTTTGTTGGTATCAGTAATTACAAGAAATTGTATTTTATTTTTTTCAATATATTTGAGTGTTTCTACAGCCAACCAGTCAGAATTTTCACAATATTTTGGATTCATTGAAGCATAATTTTTTACCGGATACTCCAGACTAAAGTCTTTTTTCATCATCGCTCTTCGCAAATCCCCATCACTAAGCACGCCCACAAGCTTATCATTTTCAGCAAGAATAGCATTTCCCAATCTTGCTTCACTCATTTTAATAATAGCTTCTTTAAGTGTTATATCGGGGCTTATAATAGGAAGATTTTCTGTTTGCATCAAATCTTTAACCTTTACAAAAAGCCTTTTACCCAAACTTCCTCCAGGATGAAATGAAGCAAAATCCCCTTCTTTGAAACCTCTTTTTTTCATCAAACAAACTGCCAAAGCATCTCCTAATGCAAGCGTTAAAGTAGTCGAGCTTGTAGGAGCAGCATTTAAAGGACATGCCTCTTGAGAAATAGGAATAGGAATAAAATAATCGCCCATTTTTGAAACAGAACTTTTGGCATTTTTACTCATCGTAATAATCCCTCTGCTGAGTCTCTTTAGGTGAGACATAATAGCAATCAATTCTTGGCTTTCTCCACTATAGCTAATAGCAAGAATAACATCTTCCTTGCCCACCATACCCAAATCACCATGCATAGCCTCTGTTGGATGCAAAAAAAAACTTGGTGTGCCTGTACTTGCAAATGTAGCTGCGATCTTAGCGCCTATTAACCCACTTTTACCTACTCCACAAACAATCAATTTTCCTTTTGCTCCCATAATCAAATCAATTATTTCATGCCATAAAATATCTTTAGATTTTATAGCAGCTTGATTCAACTCTCTTGCTTCGATTTCAAGCACTTCTTTGGCAATATTAGCAAAATCCATACAAACTCCTAAGATAAAAATACGTTTGTTACAATAGCAGGATATTTTTTTAATCTTTTAAATAAAATTTTTCGTGCAATATTCCTTATTTCATTCTCTAAAGTTCTTTGATTCTCTAAAACTTCTTTTTTGACTGTTTTTATATACATTTCTAAGGCATTTTCGATTTCTTTTGAAAGTTCTTTTTCTTCCTTAGGGCTTACAATTCCCAGTGTAGTTATTTTAGTATTTTTAAGAATCTTTTGTTCTCCGGCAGAAACAAATATCATCAACATAGCAATCCCGCAATCTGCCAAAGCCTGTCTATCTAAAACCACATTATTATCAATCTGTCTATTGATTTGATTGTCAATATAGGTTTTACCGCTTTTTATAGTGCGTACTTTGCGGATATAGCTTGGATTAACTTCAATTTGATCGCCATCCTCCATCAAATAAATATTTTTTTCCAATACCCCACACTTAATGGCAGTATCTCTATGTTTAGCAACATGATTATATTCTCCATGAACAGGGAGGAAAAATTTTGGCTTGATCAAACGCAGCATAAGTTTTTGCTCTTCTTGAGCTGCATGCCCACTCACATGAATCTCACTAAAATCCTGGTAGGCAACTTTTGCGCCTGCTTTCATTAAAAAATTAAGCACCTTAGAAACCGATCCTTCATTACCGGGAATAGCCTTAGCAGAAATAATAATCATATCTGTAGGTTTGATTTTAATATGCCTGTGTTCATCTGTCGCCATTCGATACAGTGCACTCATTGTTTCTCCTTGACTACCTGTAGTTACAATCAAAATTTCCTCATCAGGATATTTCATGACCTCATGTGCTTCAATAAAAATATTATGAGGTAAATCAATATAGCCCAATTCCCTTGCAATATCAAGATTTTTTTCCATCGATCGTCCAATGACAGCTACTTTTCTATTATATTTAATCCCATAGGTAATAGCCTGATACACACGATGAATATTAGAAGAAAATGTACTCATAATCACTCTTCCCTCTGCGGTTTTAAATAGCGTATCAAAAGTAGGACCCACGCTTGCTTCACTTGCAGTAACTCCTAATTTATGGGAGTTTGTAGAATCACTTAAAAGCAACATAACTCCCTCTTCACCATAATGAGCTAAACGATGCAAATCAGTAGGTAAATTATCAATAGGGGTATGATCGATTTTAAAATCTCCGGTATGGATAATAATACCTGCTTCTGTCCTGATTGCCAATGCAGAGGCATCGATGATAGAATGGGTAATATGTATCCATTCTATTTCAAAATCTCCTATTTTGATAGGGTGACGCTTTTCTACTATTTTAAAAAATGAACGAAACTTTTTTAATCCATGTTCATCAAATTTATTTCCTATCATTCCTAATGCTAAAGGAGTACCATATAAAGGAAATTGCATTTGTTTATACAAATAAGGCACCGCCCCAATATGGTCTTCGTGTGCATGTGTGATGACAACCCCTGCAATCTTGTCCTTGATAACATGCAAATAGCTAAAATCCGGGACTAAAATATCTACACCATGCATATTTTCTTCAGGAAAACTCATTCCGACATCTATGATAATCGCGGATTCTTCTGTTTCCATAATCATCATATTCCCACCTATTTCACCCAACCCCCCCAAAGGCGTAATACGAACCTTGGCTTTAGTGTTAAGATTGAGTTTATAATGAGGATTGAGACTATTTTTTTGAATACGAGTATTGGCTTCTACTCCTTTCTTGAGATCTTTATGAAATCCCAAATTTCCCTTTTCATTCACACTTTGAATATCACGAACACCATCTTTAGAATCTTGAGTTGCATTTTGTGAAGGATTGGTGCTGACATTTTTATTTTTTCCTACCCATTTTCTAGGTTTTTGATATTGATTTTGCGTTGGTGTTTCATTGCTTTCTTGTTGAGGTTTTTTAAATCTTGGCTTAAAAAATCTTCTTTTTTGTCCTTCTCCATTTGAGGGGCTTGAAGTCTGATTAGTATTGTTATCATTATTTTCCATAGTTTTCTACCTTTAAATTATTGAATATTTGGTGATAAGTTGGCGTTGATATTTCATGTGCTCTTACATTCATTTTAATGCAAAGTTTTTCAAATAAATCCTCTAAAATTTGCTTATTGTATCTGCTTGAAAGGTTGTTTATCAACTTCTTTCTAGGAGAACAAAAAGCAATTTTGAGCATTTCTTCAAAATTATTTTCCAGCAAATCCCGGTTTTTTCTCATTCTAAATACCGATGAGATTACTTTAGGGATGGGATTAAATGCTTCTTGTGGGACATCAAACAATATTTGGGCTGCTCCAAGAGTTTGGGTTATCACACTCAAAGCACAAAAATTGCTATCCCCACTTTGAGCACAAAATTTTTGAGCAACTTCTTTTTGAGTCATCACTACAAAACCCCTACATTTAGAATCTCGCAACACTCGCAACAATATATTAGAAGCAATATAATAAGGCAAATTAGAAATCAAAACATAATCTTGATTATCCAACCACCCATGGGTATTAGACAACTCTAGCACATCTTGGGGAACAAGCATCAATCTCCCCGAATCTATCAAACTGCTGTATTTTTGCACAAGAAAAGAACACAAATCCTTATCAACTTCATAAGCTTTTAATTGATAAAATTTAAGCAACTCGTCTGTTAAATCACCCAAGCCAACCCCAATTTCTATAAGTTTCTCACCACAAAATACTTTGGGAATGGATTGGACAATTTTATGTATATACACAGAATCCTTTAAAAAATTCTGTCCGAATTTCTTTTTGGCTTTGTGTCGGATAATTTATCTCCTAAATTTTACTCAAATTCTATCCATTTTTTTGTTATTTGTAAATAGTGAAGTTAAGGTAGGAAATACTATAATAATTACCATAATTTTGGAGATAATAATGAGTAACTTCGCAAAACGTATCATTCCTTGCTTAGACATTGATAATGGCAAAGTTGTAAAAGGTGTTAATTTTGTTGGACTCAAAGATATGGGGAGTCCATCTGAAATGGCAAAAAAGTATAACGATGGGGGAGCTGATGAACTTGTCTTGCTGGATATCAGCGCAACGCACCAAAATCGGAACACAATGATAGATGTTGTAACTTCTGTAGCCAAAGTAACTTTTATCCCACTAACAGTAGGGGGAGGGATAAAAAATCTTCAAGATATTTCTCAACTTCTGTGTGCAGGGGCTGATAAAATTAGCCTCAATAGTGCTGCGGTTAAAAATCCTAATTTAATTACTGATGGAGCAAAAAAATTTGGCACACAATGCATTGTGGTTGCTATTGATATCAAAAAGCATCCTCAAAAACCCAATAAATGGGAAGTATATGTGCAAGGAGGAAGAGAAAATACACATAAAGATATGTGTGAATGGGTAAAAGAAGTTTATGATAGAGGGGCAGGAGAGATTCTTTTGACAAGCATGGATACAGACGGAACTCAATCCGGCTATGATACAAATGCCCTTCAAACAATTAACTTGCTTACGGATATCCCTATTATCGCTAGCGGTGGTGCAGGTCAAAAGAAACATATTTTAGAAATTTTTAAACTTGAAATTGCAGATGCTGCACTTGCGGCAAGTATTTTTCACTTTGAGAGCATCTCAATTGGCGATCTTAAAAATTATCTCCACAGACATCACATTCCAATAAGACTCTAGGGATCATAGATGTTTATTTGTGCAGGAAACATTGAAAATTTTAGCTTTGCCAAACCTATTGGCATTGGTTTGATTGAAAGCGCTATCAATTTAAGTAAAATTTGTTCTTATGAATGTGTAAATCATCTTATTTTTGTAGGCACAGCAGGTGCATACACTTACAAAATTAAGCCTTTTGAAATTTATCGAAGCACAAAAGCTACACAAATTGAAATGAGTTATGTCCAACAAAACTCTTATAGCGCTATTGATAATCAAATTGAAATAGCCACTCAAAAAGTTTCACGTGAAACAAATATTGCCGTCAATTCAAGTAATTACATCCATACCGATATGGAATTTTCAAATAAAATGGTTCAAGCAGGGATTTTTCTTGAAAATATGGAATTCTTTTCTATTTTGAAAACAGCACAAATGTTTGATATAGAATGTTATGGTATTTTTTGTGTTACAAATTATTGCGATGCAAATGCACATGAAGATTTTCTAAAAAATCATCAAAAAGCCAAAATAAAACTTGAAAAATTTATTAGAGAAAACTACACACTATGAGGCAATAATGAAAAAAAATATTTATGATTACACTTTAGATGAGCTTAAAGAATCCATAAAACCACATTTTCGCGCTAAGCAAATCTATCATTGGCTTTATATCCGTTATGAAAATGATTTTTTCAAAATGGAAAATCTTCCTAAAGAAATGCGTGAAAATCTCAGCAAAGAATATCAAATCAAAAATCTAGAAACCATTCGTATCCAAACAAGCAAAGATGGGAGTAAAAAATATCTTTTCAGAACAAATGACGGACTCAGTTTTGAAAGTGTCTTTATCAAAATGAGAGATAAAAAAAGAAATACTGCAGGCAAAATTATAGAAAGTGAAAAATGGACATTTTGCCTCTCAAGTCAAATAGGCTGCAAGGTTGGTTGTGTTTTTTGCTATACTGCAAAAGGAGGATTTGTAAGGAATTTAAGCAGTGGTGAAATTGTAGAACAAGTGGTTTGGCTCAAAAAAGACAACCGGATACCTCCGGAAAAAAGGGTTAATATTGTTTATATGGGAATGGGCGAACCACTAGACAATATACAAAATGTAACTCATGCTATCAAAATCTTAAGCGAACTCGATGGATTGTCTATATCCGCAAGAAGACAAACATTATCAACCAGTGGCATTGCTCCAAAAATTATAAAATTAGGGGCAATGAATCTGGGGGTACAATTGGCAATCTCTCTTCATGCCGTAGATGACAATCTTCGCAGTAAACTTATCCCGATGAATAAAGCCTACAATATTCAAAGTGTCATCCATGCAGTGAAGACATTTCCTGTAGATGAACGTAAAAAAATTATGTTTGAATATCTTGTTATCAAAGATATTAATGATGATATTGAAAGCGCAAAAAAACTTCTTAAATTACTTGATGGAATTAAGGCAAAAGTCAATCTGATTTTATTCAATCCCCATGAAGGCTCAGAATTTCAAAGACCTGATCTTAAGCGCGTAAAAACTTTTGCTGATTACCTGATCAACAAAGGACTTCTATGCACTATCAGAGAATCAAAAGGGATTGATATTAGTGCTGCTTGCGGGCAATTAAGAGAAAAAGAGCTTGAAGATTCACTAAAATTAAAATGTTTCACATGAAACAATCTCAATAATAAGGAATGTCAATTATGGATTTTTTAGATTTTAGCTTATTGATATTTTTAATTCTAGTATTTATCATCGGAATAGGTTTCTATCTTTTGGTTGTATTTAAAAATAAGGATTAAAAATGCTTGTACATATTTGTTGTTCTGTAGATAGTCATTATTTTTTAAGCGAATTACAAAAAATTTATCCCAATGAA is a genomic window containing:
- a CDS encoding MFS transporter, which translates into the protein MPRTQNLNNILKPNEMPFFWGAVGRPELPSKIRLIYAIGWFVALMAGGLQNNLTIANINEIQGFLGITPTQGAIITSCYYMGYAWTSVVLFKMRQHFGMKIFFGIVMAILLTAHGLQMFHDTFYVAATSRLLNGLVGSGLSTLCAYFALQMLPTSKKYLAMCVSVGLMQVGSPAARWLEPYLMLNENAHMTVFIDVGTTLFVLGAYLAIELPPSQIGKSFSKKDIPSIALYASGTAIFCLIFSIGNIVWWNQAWIAYGLCIGLICLISFFIIEINRKKPLINFSFVGSFQVIKLALAGAFARMCLAEQTTGATGLFRDVLGYTDYQLVHYYGIITLGALFGGIFCIAIMSYKRISLLLVLSFAMLITGSFASTNLSLFIMPSHLYLSQFVIAAASVIFIGPLFAEGMAIAMPRGTGYVLTFIGIFSFSQSVFGLLGSALIGYFIKFRTLEHLQNLINRSPDTMAIVQNSTNLSARLIKEAGVLAYGDLFFTVGWVGFGIFILLALHWLYYVFLRATPIDRELKIIGRRNVVANLKTKTLLEQMQKEGLHIDKEQ
- a CDS encoding HlyD family secretion protein, producing the protein MPFLKSWTPKKPSLIVSISTGIIAIFGVLAILYAWELPPFFRNVVSTNDAYVESKTTLISPRVSGYVTQIYVKDYSVVKQGDPILQIDKRIFVQKVNEAQANLQIAQAALASYDQNYQLRQANVDEQKAIIATNEATLENAASQNSRVAKLVKKGSVSAREYEDTQTDLKKAKYALIQSQAQYHKALEELKAYQVNKSALEAEVKRADALLELAKIDLDYSLIKAPIDGKLGEIGTRLGQFLSQGTPIVFLVPKLRWIQANLKETKMKNVRIGQKATFSVDALGGSILQGTIEKISPATGSEFSAIKVNNATGNFIKVVQRIPVRIKINDDNPHAQDLKPGMSVVVTIHTKKD
- a CDS encoding efflux transporter outer membrane subunit; this encodes MKYHHFYWAIGIGFLLCGCMPKIPELPKDSEITIKLDGKANEEINKNWWKNFNDENLLFLIQKARNYNSDIQISKTRIQAAMGALKIAKSTLFPSFTLNMSPQYTQNMLTPIFGFTTPIGMIDPTLNIAYNFDIFGKNTNERKSKLYQTQAIIAQSYGAKLSIDATVAKTYINLVALNDHLALLKDILKVRKIELEIAQSKTNVGYISEYDKLQASIQYEAAKAKISPTQLAITKAQNAMEELTGIQASHLRITQSLKMLKEPSLPKKIPSSILRNRPDIAYAEFELAASSATLAKARKNFLPDFNLVANIGGALFSNFLGISGGLATGAIGVSILTPLFEGNKLKGEFAIANAKRDEAAYTYKKIVLNAYKEIKNTQAGIEWLKHQQISLNAEYQAAIQTLDYAKNRYTDGYSSYLEVIGAKHSLLGLEEQIINLKTSYLESLINLYQALGSGFKTEEVKIPSKNNKKK
- a CDS encoding DUF2443 family protein gives rise to the protein MFEKIDEIFRNIESIRDEIQILLNMAKITLVDYIMIKRGSQDMPQDLNMSLFYQINDQIDALKKQIDALNKLKRELLVF
- a CDS encoding KpsF/GutQ family sugar-phosphate isomerase is translated as MDFANIAKEVLEIEARELNQAAIKSKDILWHEIIDLIMGAKGKLIVCGVGKSGLIGAKIAATFASTGTPSFFLHPTEAMHGDLGMVGKEDVILAISYSGESQELIAIMSHLKRLSRGIITMSKNAKSSVSKMGDYFIPIPISQEACPLNAAPTSSTTLTLALGDALAVCLMKKRGFKEGDFASFHPGGSLGKRLFVKVKDLMQTENLPIISPDITLKEAIIKMSEARLGNAILAENDKLVGVLSDGDLRRAMMKKDFSLEYPVKNYASMNPKYCENSDWLAVETLKYIEKNKIQFLVITDTNKTIQGAIHLHALISAGIR
- a CDS encoding ribonuclease J, yielding MENNDNNTNQTSSPSNGEGQKRRFFKPRFKKPQQESNETPTQNQYQKPRKWVGKNKNVSTNPSQNATQDSKDGVRDIQSVNEKGNLGFHKDLKKGVEANTRIQKNSLNPHYKLNLNTKAKVRITPLGGLGEIGGNMMIMETEESAIIIDVGMSFPEENMHGVDILVPDFSYLHVIKDKIAGVVITHAHEDHIGAVPYLYKQMQFPLYGTPLALGMIGNKFDEHGLKKFRSFFKIVEKRHPIKIGDFEIEWIHITHSIIDASALAIRTEAGIIIHTGDFKIDHTPIDNLPTDLHRLAHYGEEGVMLLLSDSTNSHKLGVTASEASVGPTFDTLFKTAEGRVIMSTFSSNIHRVYQAITYGIKYNRKVAVIGRSMEKNLDIARELGYIDLPHNIFIEAHEVMKYPDEEILIVTTGSQGETMSALYRMATDEHRHIKIKPTDMIIISAKAIPGNEGSVSKVLNFLMKAGAKVAYQDFSEIHVSGHAAQEEQKLMLRLIKPKFFLPVHGEYNHVAKHRDTAIKCGVLEKNIYLMEDGDQIEVNPSYIRKVRTIKSGKTYIDNQINRQIDNNVVLDRQALADCGIAMLMIFVSAGEQKILKNTKITTLGIVSPKEEKELSKEIENALEMYIKTVKKEVLENQRTLENEIRNIARKILFKRLKKYPAIVTNVFLS
- the rsmA gene encoding rRNA adenine dimethyltransferase family protein encodes the protein MIRHKAKKKFGQNFLKDSVYIHKIVQSIPKVFCGEKLIEIGVGLGDLTDELLKFYQLKAYEVDKDLCSFLVQKYSSLIDSGRLMLVPQDVLELSNTHGWLDNQDYVLISNLPYYIASNILLRVLRDSKCRGFVVMTQKEVAQKFCAQSGDSNFCALSVITQTLGAAQILFDVPQEAFNPIPKVISSVFRMRKNRDLLENNFEEMLKIAFCSPRKKLINNLSSRYNKQILEDLFEKLCIKMNVRAHEISTPTYHQIFNNLKVENYGK
- the hisF gene encoding imidazole glycerol phosphate synthase subunit HisF; its protein translation is MSNFAKRIIPCLDIDNGKVVKGVNFVGLKDMGSPSEMAKKYNDGGADELVLLDISATHQNRNTMIDVVTSVAKVTFIPLTVGGGIKNLQDISQLLCAGADKISLNSAAVKNPNLITDGAKKFGTQCIVVAIDIKKHPQKPNKWEVYVQGGRENTHKDMCEWVKEVYDRGAGEILLTSMDTDGTQSGYDTNALQTINLLTDIPIIASGGAGQKKHILEIFKLEIADAALAASIFHFESISIGDLKNYLHRHHIPIRL
- a CDS encoding purine-nucleoside phosphorylase — translated: MFICAGNIENFSFAKPIGIGLIESAINLSKICSYECVNHLIFVGTAGAYTYKIKPFEIYRSTKATQIEMSYVQQNSYSAIDNQIEIATQKVSRETNIAVNSSNYIHTDMEFSNKMVQAGIFLENMEFFSILKTAQMFDIECYGIFCVTNYCDANAHEDFLKNHQKAKIKLEKFIRENYTL
- the rlmN gene encoding 23S rRNA (adenine(2503)-C(2))-methyltransferase RlmN, with protein sequence MKKNIYDYTLDELKESIKPHFRAKQIYHWLYIRYENDFFKMENLPKEMRENLSKEYQIKNLETIRIQTSKDGSKKYLFRTNDGLSFESVFIKMRDKKRNTAGKIIESEKWTFCLSSQIGCKVGCVFCYTAKGGFVRNLSSGEIVEQVVWLKKDNRIPPEKRVNIVYMGMGEPLDNIQNVTHAIKILSELDGLSISARRQTLSTSGIAPKIIKLGAMNLGVQLAISLHAVDDNLRSKLIPMNKAYNIQSVIHAVKTFPVDERKKIMFEYLVIKDINDDIESAKKLLKLLDGIKAKVNLILFNPHEGSEFQRPDLKRVKTFADYLINKGLLCTIRESKGIDISAACGQLREKELEDSLKLKCFT